A genome region from Candidatus Microthrix parvicella Bio17-1 includes the following:
- a CDS encoding cytochrome P450, whose amino-acid sequence MTDDTKPRIDFDPSIRTPEMEMAEVGAGVPDAADLKLTDINPANPHLFKEDRWHDHFARLRAEDPVHLNEIETAGRYWSITKYDDVRAVDGDWQTFSSAQGMTLGLRPDPDRPNPLVQITPFIAMDPPEHTAQRKTVRSVSAPSNLRNLEPLIRERTVAVLDSLPEGETLDWVDTVSIELTTLLLATLFDFPLEDRRKLTRWSDIVFAVPGSGGVVETQQQKIEELMECVTYFEGLWEERRGGDGTDLVSMLANGEATKDMPTISHLGNLLLLIVGGNDTTRNTMTGSVYGLNKYPDQYDKLTADPGLISTFVPEIIRWQTPLSYMRRTATKDCTIRDKQILEGDQVLMWYISANRDEDVFVDAERIDLDRSNADRQLAFGYGIHFCMGSRLAELQLRILWEEVLARFERIEIQAEPERTLSSFVHGYTKLPVTVTRR is encoded by the coding sequence ATGACCGACGACACCAAGCCGAGGATCGACTTCGATCCGAGCATCCGAACTCCGGAGATGGAGATGGCCGAGGTGGGGGCCGGGGTGCCCGACGCCGCCGACCTCAAGCTGACCGACATCAACCCGGCCAACCCGCACCTGTTCAAGGAGGACCGTTGGCACGACCATTTCGCCCGCCTCCGCGCCGAGGACCCGGTGCACCTCAACGAGATCGAGACGGCCGGGCGTTACTGGTCAATCACGAAATACGACGACGTTCGGGCGGTGGACGGTGACTGGCAAACCTTCTCCTCGGCGCAGGGCATGACCCTTGGTCTCCGCCCCGACCCAGACCGCCCCAACCCGCTGGTCCAGATCACCCCGTTCATCGCCATGGATCCGCCCGAGCACACCGCCCAGCGCAAAACAGTGCGGTCGGTGTCGGCGCCCAGCAACCTCCGCAACCTCGAACCCCTCATCCGCGAACGCACCGTCGCCGTACTCGATTCGCTCCCGGAGGGTGAGACGCTCGACTGGGTCGACACGGTCTCGATCGAACTCACCACCCTGCTGCTGGCGACGCTCTTCGATTTTCCACTGGAGGACCGGCGCAAGCTGACCCGCTGGTCCGACATCGTGTTCGCCGTTCCGGGCTCCGGCGGCGTCGTCGAGACCCAGCAGCAGAAGATCGAGGAGCTGATGGAGTGCGTGACCTACTTCGAGGGGCTGTGGGAGGAGCGCCGCGGCGGTGACGGCACCGATCTGGTTTCGATGCTGGCCAACGGCGAGGCCACCAAGGACATGCCCACCATCTCGCACCTCGGCAACCTGTTGCTGCTGATCGTCGGCGGCAACGACACCACCCGCAACACGATGACCGGCAGCGTCTACGGGCTCAACAAGTACCCCGACCAGTACGACAAGCTGACCGCCGACCCCGGGCTGATCTCCACGTTCGTTCCGGAGATCATCCGCTGGCAGACGCCGCTGTCCTACATGCGACGCACCGCCACGAAGGACTGCACGATTCGCGACAAGCAGATCCTCGAAGGCGACCAGGTGCTGATGTGGTACATCTCGGCCAACCGCGATGAGGACGTCTTCGTCGACGCCGAGCGCATCGATCTCGATCGCTCCAACGCCGACCGGCAGCTGGCGTTCGGCTACGGAATCCACTTCTGCATGGGCAGCCGGCTTGCGGAGCTGCAACTGCGGATCCTGTGGGAGGAGGTGCTCGCTCGCTTTGAGCGCATCGAGATCCAGGCGGAGCCGGAGCGCACCCTGTCGTCATTCGTGCACGGCTACACGAAGCTGCCGGTCACCGTCACACGACGCTGA
- a CDS encoding McrC family protein — MNLTATSVLGHSVVELAEYEKRTVALSGADASAIQQAAGNRLSVGVSSKEGHYELTATQHVGAIVTGNVSVAIRPKVPLHNLFLLLGVKPPEFDETLFGFDQDADLLSVMAAVFTTAVDRATARGVHRGYRPTEERLGSPRGRIDLVRQVRRPALVSPMACRFDEYTADHFPNRALVAALDRLGRVPGLDLGLRIGLNRLAPRFAEVARVVVDPAAVDRWTPSRVDAHYEVAMRLAGLILRNLTLTHRTAATAAASFTVDMNDLFEAFVADRLSKHLRHLLVVTEPNVPLATTSGQTMRPDLVFRQADQNLYVGDTKYKMSTGPARLRDYYQLLAYATAMNLHEGVLIYAQDPDDPAAGSGSHVHSIAVRNSGKVIHTYRLPLSGSNTSVESALKNLADWIDLRPDSSVIESVSRTLDRGWGGSTTSDVREERMVQ; from the coding sequence GTGAACCTAACCGCCACTTCTGTGCTCGGCCATTCGGTGGTCGAGTTGGCCGAGTACGAGAAGCGCACCGTCGCACTTTCTGGCGCCGACGCTTCCGCCATCCAACAGGCAGCGGGCAACCGGCTGTCGGTTGGGGTCTCAAGCAAGGAGGGCCACTACGAGCTGACGGCCACCCAGCACGTGGGCGCCATCGTGACCGGCAACGTCTCGGTGGCGATCCGGCCGAAGGTGCCACTGCACAACCTGTTCCTGCTGTTGGGAGTGAAGCCGCCAGAGTTCGACGAAACGTTGTTTGGCTTCGACCAGGACGCCGACCTGCTGTCGGTGATGGCGGCCGTGTTCACCACAGCCGTTGACCGGGCGACAGCCAGGGGAGTGCACCGGGGGTACCGTCCCACCGAGGAGCGGCTGGGGTCGCCCCGGGGACGAATCGACCTGGTTCGGCAGGTCCGTCGTCCGGCGCTGGTGAGCCCGATGGCATGCCGGTTCGACGAGTACACCGCCGATCATTTCCCAAACCGAGCGTTGGTGGCGGCCCTCGACCGCCTGGGACGTGTGCCCGGCCTGGACCTGGGCCTGCGCATCGGCCTCAACCGACTCGCGCCCCGCTTTGCGGAGGTCGCCCGGGTCGTTGTTGACCCAGCGGCCGTCGACCGTTGGACGCCCAGCCGAGTTGATGCCCACTACGAGGTGGCCATGCGCCTGGCTGGATTGATCCTGCGCAACCTCACGCTGACCCACCGCACAGCTGCGACCGCGGCGGCTTCGTTCACCGTCGACATGAACGATCTGTTCGAAGCGTTCGTGGCTGATCGCCTCTCTAAGCACTTGCGGCATCTGCTGGTGGTCACCGAGCCCAATGTGCCCCTGGCCACGACCTCGGGGCAGACCATGCGCCCAGACCTCGTGTTCCGCCAGGCTGACCAAAACCTTTACGTGGGGGATACCAAGTACAAGATGTCGACCGGTCCGGCCAGGCTGCGGGACTATTACCAGTTGCTGGCTTACGCAACTGCCATGAACCTCCACGAGGGCGTACTCATCTACGCACAGGATCCAGATGACCCAGCAGCTGGCTCAGGCTCGCACGTCCACTCGATCGCAGTCCGCAATTCTGGCAAGGTCATCCACACCTACCGACTGCCGCTGAGCGGCTCCAACACCAGCGTCGAGTCTGCGCTCAAGAATCTGGCTGATTGGATCGACCTGCGGCCTGACTCGTCCGTCATCGAGTCCGTGTCACGGACTCTCGACAGGGGGTGGGGAGGGTCAACCACCTCCGACGTCAGGGAGGAGAGAATGGTTCAGTGA
- a CDS encoding McrB family protein: MIHERETEFRRRKFAQIREAMVAAAPVSQADGAAAPHRQALVDALDEFRSTLDLEAFRQKLDANSRGAGFSELFYGFNFGVAMFLNSLVKKSGEPSDLAALLIETIAVPANDQQADEKLASLLRQVELVREGGHPAPKSAAIFCSFFWWFQAPETWPFLGPASEEAVEALGWLPKDLDPVDRYRRYRTLIRSLSSDIAVGRPLSEVMVPASTETITLANVDAALTWFRDNQWIGLDSALGDRLQWAHELYEQRVDGEYPDDSFEVARTNIAAVLAEMRTLGDHSETAVGNALGRDLRRHVANEYWMKNPPIIRANAWVKWKPKNVTGWNEVCSMIVSATSDGIAIGVTPGRRQSGWSLSIRDELVALLPAGLQVVENYGDPFAVYAVEGAGQARRDFLVGTLIPMDQAVGSPDVAHEIERVAAALQPVFDRIMALAGSADEATAQSDATGEKPSDLGMTDEDAEPADEGAELEERLDSVVEECHLDGRSFVDDLVALLRDKRQIVLYGPPGTGKTYIARKLAEALAPSVDRRRFVQFHPSTSYEDFFEGYRPSTDSGGNLSYTLEQGPFASLVEHATEDGERRHLLTIDELNRANVPKVFGELLFLLEYRNESVVPLYRPDGFSVPENVWVIATMNTADRSIAMLDAALRRRFHFVPVFPDTEPISGVLGRYLKREGGEVAWASLLEMVNTDLRDRMGNGDQLIGPSHFMRSDLDEAHMKRIWEYNVEPLIDDLFYGDSDAIRSFKWAQVLNRFQKSPAGGAEAAATV; the protein is encoded by the coding sequence GTGATCCACGAACGCGAGACCGAGTTTCGTCGACGAAAGTTCGCCCAGATACGCGAGGCGATGGTTGCTGCCGCACCGGTCAGTCAAGCTGACGGCGCCGCTGCGCCGCATCGGCAGGCCCTCGTTGACGCGCTGGACGAGTTTCGTTCCACCCTCGACCTCGAAGCGTTCCGACAGAAGTTGGATGCGAACTCGCGAGGGGCTGGCTTCAGCGAGTTATTCTACGGATTCAACTTCGGCGTAGCGATGTTCCTCAACTCGCTGGTCAAGAAGTCGGGCGAGCCGTCCGACCTGGCTGCGCTGTTGATCGAGACCATCGCGGTGCCAGCAAACGATCAGCAGGCAGACGAGAAGTTGGCCTCGTTGCTACGGCAGGTTGAACTAGTTCGAGAGGGTGGGCACCCTGCCCCAAAGAGCGCTGCCATCTTCTGTTCGTTCTTTTGGTGGTTCCAGGCCCCAGAGACCTGGCCCTTCCTGGGGCCCGCAAGCGAGGAGGCGGTTGAGGCTCTGGGCTGGCTGCCGAAGGACCTTGACCCGGTCGATCGCTATCGTCGATACCGGACGCTGATTCGTTCACTCAGCAGCGACATCGCCGTCGGACGGCCCCTCTCGGAAGTCATGGTGCCAGCCAGTACCGAAACGATCACCTTGGCCAATGTGGATGCAGCTCTCACCTGGTTTAGGGACAACCAGTGGATTGGCCTTGATAGCGCGTTGGGCGACCGGCTCCAATGGGCTCACGAACTCTACGAACAGCGAGTCGATGGGGAGTACCCAGACGACTCGTTTGAGGTGGCCCGCACCAACATTGCGGCGGTGCTCGCTGAGATGAGGACCCTTGGTGATCACAGCGAGACCGCGGTCGGCAATGCGCTGGGTCGCGACCTACGCCGCCACGTGGCTAACGAATATTGGATGAAGAATCCCCCAATCATCCGAGCTAACGCCTGGGTGAAGTGGAAGCCAAAGAACGTCACCGGCTGGAACGAAGTGTGCTCGATGATCGTGTCGGCGACGTCCGATGGGATCGCTATTGGCGTGACCCCGGGCCGCCGCCAGTCTGGCTGGTCCCTTTCGATCCGGGACGAACTGGTGGCGCTGTTGCCAGCTGGCCTACAGGTCGTCGAAAACTACGGCGACCCGTTTGCGGTGTACGCGGTGGAGGGCGCCGGACAGGCCAGAAGAGACTTTCTCGTCGGCACGCTGATTCCGATGGACCAAGCCGTAGGTTCCCCGGACGTTGCCCACGAGATCGAACGGGTCGCAGCCGCGCTGCAACCGGTGTTCGACCGAATCATGGCCTTGGCAGGCAGCGCCGACGAGGCGACTGCCCAATCCGACGCGACCGGCGAGAAGCCGAGTGATCTCGGCATGACGGACGAAGACGCCGAACCCGCGGACGAAGGGGCCGAGTTGGAGGAGCGTCTCGATTCGGTCGTCGAGGAATGCCATCTCGATGGCCGGTCGTTTGTCGATGATCTGGTGGCGTTGCTGCGCGACAAGCGCCAGATCGTGCTCTACGGACCGCCGGGCACCGGCAAGACCTACATCGCCCGCAAGCTGGCCGAGGCGCTGGCGCCGTCAGTTGATCGCCGTCGGTTCGTGCAGTTCCACCCGTCGACCTCATACGAAGACTTCTTCGAGGGTTATCGGCCGTCGACCGACTCCGGTGGCAATCTCAGCTACACGCTGGAGCAGGGGCCGTTCGCCTCGCTGGTTGAACATGCAACAGAAGACGGTGAGCGTCGCCATCTGCTGACCATCGACGAACTCAACCGGGCCAACGTCCCCAAGGTGTTCGGCGAGCTGTTGTTTCTACTGGAGTACCGCAACGAGTCGGTGGTTCCGTTGTATCGGCCGGACGGGTTCTCGGTGCCCGAGAACGTCTGGGTGATCGCCACCATGAACACGGCCGACCGCTCGATCGCCATGCTGGACGCGGCGCTGCGGCGCCGTTTCCACTTCGTGCCAGTGTTCCCCGACACCGAGCCCATCTCGGGCGTCTTGGGGCGCTACTTGAAGCGTGAGGGCGGAGAGGTTGCCTGGGCCAGCCTGCTGGAGATGGTCAACACCGACCTGCGGGACCGCATGGGTAATGGTGACCAGCTGATCGGACCCAGCCACTTCATGCGAAGCGACCTCGACGAGGCTCATATGAAGCGCATCTGGGAGTACAACGTCGAGCCGCTGATCGACGACCTGTTCTATGGCGATAGCGATGCCATCCGCTCGTTCAAGTGGGCTCAGGTGCTCAACCGATTCCAGAAGAGCCCAGCGGGTGGCGCCGAGGCGGCGGCCACGGTGTGA
- a CDS encoding GIY-YIG nuclease family protein — MTPKPLGTSIRIFLADGGADGVWVVEKSNWTGKALMAPRTRFGDLRARSDLDGPGVYLLIGPTESGLLANRVYIGETDDLPGRLDSHNKNKEFWNRAIVFTSKDANLNKAHIRYLEARLIGLATVAKRAELDNGNLGSSPPLSEPDTAEAEAFLAEMLLIYPVLGVQVFQKAEEQPSSSERLKLVGRDTKAEGTETADGFVVHAGSLARPIEVPSIHAYGTQLRAALRDKGLLVEDGKYLRLTEDYVFSSPSTAAMVMLGRTSNGRVEWKAAGGKTLKDLQDAQSGGQSNGRPGSEQ, encoded by the coding sequence ATGACACCCAAGCCCCTTGGCACGTCGATCCGGATCTTCCTGGCCGACGGAGGCGCAGACGGCGTCTGGGTCGTAGAGAAGAGCAACTGGACTGGCAAGGCCTTAATGGCGCCTCGCACCCGGTTTGGTGACCTACGAGCCCGGTCTGACCTCGATGGGCCGGGGGTCTACTTGCTGATCGGCCCGACAGAGTCAGGACTGCTGGCCAATCGGGTGTATATCGGCGAAACGGACGATCTTCCCGGCCGACTCGATAGCCACAACAAGAACAAGGAGTTCTGGAATCGGGCAATCGTCTTCACCAGCAAGGACGCCAACCTCAACAAAGCCCACATTAGATATCTAGAAGCAAGGCTGATCGGTCTGGCGACTGTGGCCAAACGCGCCGAGTTGGACAACGGGAACCTCGGTTCGTCGCCGCCATTGTCCGAGCCTGACACTGCGGAAGCGGAGGCGTTCCTTGCGGAGATGCTCCTGATCTACCCGGTCCTTGGGGTGCAGGTGTTCCAGAAGGCCGAGGAGCAACCCTCCAGTTCCGAGCGCCTCAAGCTGGTTGGGAGGGACACGAAGGCCGAGGGCACGGAGACCGCTGACGGGTTTGTCGTTCACGCAGGTTCGCTTGCACGCCCCATCGAGGTTCCCTCCATCCACGCATATGGGACACAACTCCGAGCTGCGCTTCGGGATAAAGGGCTGCTGGTCGAAGACGGAAAGTACCTACGACTGACCGAGGACTATGTCTTCAGCTCCCCGTCAACCGCGGCGATGGTGATGCTGGGCCGGACGTCCAACGGCCGGGTTGAGTGGAAGGCGGCAGGGGGCAAGACCCTGAAGGATCTCCAGGATGCCCAGTCCGGAGGACAGTCGAATGGCCGGCCAGGGAGCGAACAGTGA
- a CDS encoding HsdM family class I SAM-dependent methyltransferase — MSTRPPPSVLAYDDEVGDDVTDSKALVDKLWNYCNVLRDDGLSYGDYVEQLTYLLFLKMSEEQRELGLPDIVPDGLDWPSLLKLSGEKLEAHYINILSQLGTTDDMLGVVFRKAQNRIQDPAKLQRLIHDLINGETWMGLDVDVKGDAYEGLLERNAADTKSGAGQYFTPRPLISAMVDVMQPTPDMRICDPACGTGGFFLAAYDYIVKHNPHLDRAQKQHLRSGAFTGWEIVENTARLCAMNMLLHGIETPESDSPVHLDDALRADPGQRFDLVLANPPFGKKSSVTIVNAEGKIDKQDMTVVREDFWASTSNKQLNFVQHMRTLLKIGGNCAVVVPDNVLFEGGAGETVRRKLLHECNVHTLLRLPTGIFYAQGVKANVLFFERKPGSETPWTKDLWIYDLRTNQHFTLKQNPLARADLDDFVESYRPGELGKREESDRFKRFSYDDLVARDKASLDIFWLRDESLEDTDNLPPPGIIAAEIVEDLQSALEEFRALAESLEGIGINIEDTE, encoded by the coding sequence ATGAGTACCCGGCCGCCACCGTCGGTGCTGGCGTATGACGACGAAGTGGGAGACGACGTGACCGACTCGAAGGCACTGGTCGACAAGCTGTGGAACTACTGCAACGTCCTGCGCGACGACGGCTTGTCCTACGGCGACTACGTCGAGCAGCTCACCTACCTGCTTTTCCTCAAGATGTCCGAGGAGCAGCGCGAGCTCGGGCTGCCCGACATCGTCCCGGACGGGTTGGACTGGCCGTCACTGCTGAAGCTCTCCGGCGAAAAACTGGAAGCGCACTACATCAACATCCTCAGCCAGCTCGGTACCACCGACGACATGCTCGGAGTCGTCTTCCGCAAAGCGCAGAATCGCATCCAAGACCCGGCCAAGCTTCAGCGGCTGATTCACGACCTGATCAACGGCGAGACATGGATGGGCCTGGACGTCGACGTGAAGGGCGACGCCTACGAAGGCCTGCTGGAGCGGAACGCAGCCGACACCAAGTCGGGCGCAGGCCAGTACTTCACGCCGAGGCCACTGATCTCGGCGATGGTCGACGTGATGCAGCCGACGCCGGACATGCGTATTTGCGATCCGGCGTGTGGGACCGGGGGATTCTTCCTGGCTGCCTACGACTACATCGTCAAGCACAACCCGCACCTGGACCGCGCCCAGAAGCAGCACCTGCGATCCGGGGCCTTCACGGGGTGGGAGATCGTCGAGAACACCGCCCGTTTGTGCGCCATGAACATGTTGCTGCACGGCATCGAGACACCGGAGAGCGATAGTCCGGTCCACCTCGATGACGCGTTGCGGGCGGACCCGGGTCAGCGGTTCGACCTGGTGCTCGCCAACCCGCCGTTTGGAAAGAAGTCGTCGGTGACCATCGTCAACGCCGAAGGCAAGATCGACAAGCAGGACATGACGGTGGTGCGCGAGGACTTCTGGGCCTCGACATCGAACAAGCAGCTCAACTTTGTGCAGCACATGCGCACGCTGTTGAAGATCGGCGGCAATTGCGCCGTCGTGGTGCCGGACAACGTGTTGTTCGAGGGCGGCGCCGGGGAGACGGTGCGCCGCAAGCTGCTGCACGAGTGCAACGTGCACACCCTGCTGCGCCTGCCCACCGGCATCTTCTACGCCCAAGGGGTGAAGGCCAATGTGTTGTTCTTCGAGCGGAAGCCAGGCTCGGAGACCCCGTGGACCAAAGATCTCTGGATTTACGACCTGCGCACGAACCAGCACTTCACTCTGAAGCAGAACCCGCTTGCGAGGGCCGACCTCGACGACTTCGTTGAGAGCTACCGGCCCGGCGAACTCGGTAAGCGGGAGGAGAGCGACCGGTTCAAGCGCTTCTCCTACGACGACTTGGTGGCCCGGGACAAGGCCAGCCTGGACATTTTCTGGCTACGTGACGAGAGCCTTGAGGACACCGACAACCTCCCGCCGCCGGGCATTATCGCCGCCGAGATCGTGGAGGATCTCCAGTCGGCGCTGGAGGAGTTCAGGGCGCTGGCCGAGAGCCTCGAAGGAATCGGAATCAACATCGAGGACACCGAATGA
- a CDS encoding DUF5131 family protein — translation MAESTIEWTDATWNPTTGCDQTSPGCDNCYALTMAARLKAMGQEKYQADGDPRTSGPGFALTVHPYTLSIPRRWSKPRMIFVNSMSDLFHHDVPVEFIRDVFAVMADTPRHTYQLLTKRSKRLSRLAEVLDWPPNLWVGVSVETQTYGFRVDHLRTVPSSVRFLSIEPLLGPVSVDLDGIDWVIVGGESGPSCRPVDPVHVRHIRDACVESGTPFFFKQWGGRTPKTHGRLLDGRTWDEYPAATVGAGV, via the coding sequence ATGGCTGAATCAACTATCGAATGGACTGATGCAACATGGAACCCGACGACCGGGTGCGACCAAACCTCACCGGGTTGCGACAACTGCTATGCGCTCACCATGGCGGCGCGCCTCAAAGCAATGGGGCAGGAGAAGTACCAAGCTGATGGCGACCCTCGCACCAGCGGGCCCGGGTTCGCTCTGACCGTCCATCCCTACACGCTGTCGATCCCTCGCCGATGGTCCAAACCGAGAATGATCTTTGTGAACTCGATGAGCGACCTCTTCCACCACGACGTGCCTGTCGAGTTCATCCGAGACGTCTTCGCAGTCATGGCGGATACGCCTCGCCACACGTACCAGCTCCTGACCAAGCGGTCGAAGCGTCTGAGTCGTCTTGCCGAGGTCCTCGACTGGCCGCCAAACCTGTGGGTCGGCGTGTCTGTCGAGACCCAGACCTACGGATTTCGAGTCGACCACCTTCGGACCGTGCCGTCCTCGGTGCGCTTCCTGTCGATCGAACCGCTGCTCGGTCCTGTATCCGTAGATCTCGACGGCATCGATTGGGTGATCGTGGGTGGCGAGAGCGGTCCTTCGTGTCGGCCCGTCGACCCAGTGCACGTTCGGCACATCCGAGATGCCTGCGTAGAGAGCGGTACGCCGTTCTTCTTCAAGCAGTGGGGTGGGCGGACGCCCAAGACGCATGGCCGTTTGCTTGATGGGCGCACGTGGGATGAGTACCCGGCCGCCACCGTCGGTGCTGGCGTATGA
- the tcmP gene encoding three-Cys-motif partner protein TcmP: MRAWKSHSYEKLSILTDYLEVFAKASSSAANRVYLDAFAGETLNRIAGTDRTFPGSAETALEVKPPFTHVRLFELARKRVGELSELVADRPNARVVHGDCNVTIPAALTSLPMKAPTFAFLDPDGMELDWATVRALADHKRAYAEEFDKSKVEMWILFSTSGMVRMLGKNREAVGENRLLDKAARLYGASGPLERVWEAKLAGEITGGEAQKAYLFLYMDRLADLGYQHLLVRPIHGSRGELYAMVFASDHPAGANIMQWAQERDRVRPRADTLFDVPEPRPAYEDLHTGWRNEFPIELPTWTELA, from the coding sequence ATGAGGGCGTGGAAGTCGCATTCGTACGAGAAGCTCTCGATCCTGACGGACTACCTGGAGGTGTTCGCCAAGGCAAGCAGCAGCGCCGCGAACCGCGTGTACCTCGACGCGTTCGCAGGCGAGACGCTCAACCGGATAGCGGGCACGGATCGCACGTTCCCTGGTTCGGCGGAGACGGCGCTGGAGGTCAAGCCGCCGTTCACCCATGTTCGGCTCTTCGAGTTGGCCCGGAAGCGGGTGGGGGAGCTGTCGGAATTGGTGGCCGACCGACCGAATGCTCGCGTCGTGCATGGAGACTGCAACGTAACGATTCCGGCAGCTTTGACGTCCCTTCCCATGAAGGCCCCAACGTTTGCGTTCCTCGATCCCGACGGGATGGAGTTGGACTGGGCGACGGTCAGGGCGCTGGCGGACCACAAGCGTGCCTATGCCGAAGAATTCGACAAGTCCAAGGTAGAGATGTGGATCTTGTTCTCCACCTCGGGCATGGTCCGAATGCTTGGCAAGAACCGTGAAGCCGTCGGTGAGAATCGGCTGCTCGACAAGGCGGCCCGACTCTACGGCGCGAGCGGGCCGTTGGAGCGCGTGTGGGAGGCCAAACTCGCAGGCGAGATCACCGGAGGCGAGGCTCAGAAGGCCTACCTCTTTCTCTACATGGACCGTTTGGCCGACCTCGGCTACCAGCATTTACTCGTGCGCCCTATCCACGGTTCGCGAGGCGAGCTGTACGCCATGGTGTTCGCATCGGACCACCCGGCCGGAGCCAACATCATGCAGTGGGCACAGGAACGGGACCGCGTGCGCCCACGAGCCGACACGCTTTTCGATGTTCCCGAACCGCGGCCAGCCTATGAAGATCTGCACACTGGGTGGCGGAACGAGTTTCCAATCGAACTGCCAACTTGGACCGAGTTGGCATGA
- a CDS encoding restriction endonuclease subunit S, producing MSDVPHGWVVAPLDALLAPQADGRTIHQGWSPQCEKSPAGDSEWGALKTTAIQPGHFLPEHNKRLPVDKQPKPGLEVKPDDVLLTCAGPRSRCGVACLVSETRPKLMISGKMYRFRFDNRYLEPQFMEYYLLSGEAWSAIDEMKTGVSDSGLNLTQGRIRTLPIPVPPLPEQQRIVAAIEEHFSRLDAAEACLGSAAKRAARLPDAACSALTNDGSWRVVELTDLLTSLRNGAFVSRPSADPPGMPILRISAVRQRRLDQTDVRYATPAPAGADRYQVDPGDLLFTRYSGNPKYVGACAVVPPDAAGLLHPDKLIRGVVDEAQADPRWISSYVSVGAGRASIESRLKTTAGQVGISGRQLKSVEIAVPPIEEQIRRCNEIDRFSDLADSVGAAIDVAARRSSGLRRAVLAAAFSGQLVPQDPADEPASVLLERIAAERAAAKPPRRKRVTA from the coding sequence ATGAGCGACGTACCTCACGGCTGGGTCGTGGCGCCCCTCGACGCCCTGCTGGCTCCGCAGGCAGATGGACGTACCATCCACCAAGGGTGGAGCCCGCAGTGCGAGAAGTCTCCGGCCGGCGATTCAGAGTGGGGAGCGCTCAAGACCACAGCGATACAGCCTGGGCACTTCCTTCCGGAGCACAACAAGCGCCTACCGGTCGACAAGCAGCCGAAGCCAGGTCTTGAGGTGAAGCCCGACGACGTCTTGCTCACTTGTGCCGGGCCTCGGTCCAGGTGCGGCGTCGCCTGCCTCGTAAGCGAAACGCGACCAAAGTTGATGATCTCGGGGAAGATGTACCGATTTCGTTTCGATAATCGGTACCTCGAACCGCAGTTCATGGAGTACTACCTGCTGAGCGGCGAGGCATGGTCAGCCATTGATGAGATGAAGACGGGTGTGAGCGATAGCGGTCTCAATTTGACACAGGGCAGGATACGAACTCTCCCGATCCCTGTCCCGCCGCTCCCCGAACAACAACGGATCGTGGCAGCGATCGAAGAGCACTTCTCCCGCCTCGACGCCGCCGAGGCCTGTTTGGGGAGTGCGGCGAAAAGGGCTGCGCGTCTCCCGGACGCTGCATGCTCAGCGCTGACCAACGACGGGTCCTGGCGGGTCGTTGAGCTGACCGACCTACTGACCTCATTGAGGAATGGTGCTTTCGTCTCTCGACCCTCAGCTGACCCACCTGGCATGCCAATTCTCCGAATTAGTGCGGTGCGACAGCGAAGGCTCGATCAGACGGACGTTCGGTACGCAACACCGGCGCCAGCTGGAGCAGATCGTTACCAGGTGGACCCCGGTGATCTGCTGTTCACTAGGTACAGCGGCAATCCAAAGTACGTGGGTGCATGTGCAGTTGTTCCGCCCGACGCTGCCGGACTGTTGCACCCCGACAAGCTGATCAGGGGTGTCGTGGACGAAGCGCAGGCCGACCCCCGCTGGATCAGTTCCTATGTCTCGGTGGGAGCGGGTAGGGCTTCGATTGAATCGCGCCTCAAGACGACAGCTGGCCAGGTTGGCATCTCCGGCCGTCAACTCAAGTCGGTAGAAATCGCGGTGCCACCTATCGAGGAGCAGATTCGACGGTGCAATGAGATCGATCGTTTTTCGGATCTAGCGGACAGCGTCGGCGCTGCGATTGATGTAGCAGCGAGGCGTTCATCTGGTCTTCGCCGGGCGGTTCTTGCCGCCGCGTTCTCAGGGCAGCTTGTCCCGCAGGACCCTGCTGACGAACCGGCGTCGGTGCTGCTCGAACGGATCGCTGCGGAACGAGCGGCGGCCAAACCACCTCGTCGCAAGCGGGTGACAGCGTGA